In Entelurus aequoreus isolate RoL-2023_Sb linkage group LG02, RoL_Eaeq_v1.1, whole genome shotgun sequence, one genomic interval encodes:
- the LOC133630980 gene encoding myb-binding protein 1A-like protein, translated as MKMMVMMITEMMKMMMVMGMMMLMMIDEDEDDVMMVVVVMKIMMMMMMIMMMMMMTMTEMMMMRMMMVMRMMMMMVVMMMVMVMKIMLMMMMMMTEMMMVMVMGMMMMVVVMMMVVVMKIMMKMMMMMMDEDEDVGDDDDDGGNDEDYDDDDGDDDDGGGGDDDDDGDDDDDDGDDDGDGDDDDDR; from the exons atgaagatgatggtgatgatgataacggagatgatgaagatgatgatggtgatggggatgatgatgctgatgatgatagatgaagatgaagatgatgtgatgatggtggtggtggtgatgaagattatgatgatgatgatgatgattatgatgatgatgatgatgacgatgacagagatgatgatgatgaggatgatgatggtgatgaggatgatgatgatgatggtggtgatgatgatggtgatggtgatgaagattatgttgatgatgatgatgatgatgacggagatgatgatggtgatggtgatggggatgatgatgatggtggtggtgatgatgatggtggtggtgatgaagattatgatgaagatgatgatgatgatgatggatgaGGATGAAGAtgttggtgatgatgatgatgatggtggtaatGATGaagattatgatgatgatgatg gtgatgatgatgatggtggcggtggtgatgatgatgatgatggtgatgatgatgatgatgatggtgatgatgatggtgatggggatgatgatgatgatagatga
- the hsd11b2 gene encoding 11-beta-hydroxysteroid dehydrogenase type 2, protein MDDLALPSWLRILVVAMFAYGIMKRILATHLSPASTVAAWLGATVLMERVWALCVPVGLLMALLGLAYFLCARARTPHATLPALGKAVVITGCDSGFGKATARRLDALGFQVFATVLDVSGEGARELQRTCSSQLTLLQVDITQPQQLQQALMDVRARLGLRGLWGLVNNAGVCVNFGDIELSQMSNFRGCMEVNFFGTLNVTKCFLSLLRQAKGRLVTISSPAGDQPFPCLAAYGASKAALNLLTNTLRHELAPWGVQVSTILPSSYKTGHCSNYAYWEDQHQQLLRSLPQELLEDYGEDYVSETKELFHSYARQANTDLSPVVDAIVHALLSPRPEARYLAGPGVGLMYFIHSYCPFGISNRFLQSLFVKKTVAPRALRKRAAFDLVSHDDNNNNNNKEEEMVK, encoded by the exons ATGGACGACTTGGCTCTTCCGTCGTGGCTCCGCATCCTGGTGGTGGCCATGTTTGCGTACGGCATCATGAAGAGGATCCTGGCGACCCACCTGAGCCCCGCCTCCACCGTGGCGGCGTGGCTGGGGGCCACCGTGCTGATGGAGCGCGTGTGGGCGCTGTGCGTGCCCGTCGGGCTGCTGATGGCGCTGCTGGGACTCGCCTACTTCCTGTGCGCCAGGGCCCGCACGCCGCACGCCACCTTGCCCGCCCTGGGGAAGGCCGTCGTCATTACAG GATGTGACTCGGGCTTCGGGAAGGCGACAGCAAGGCGTCTCGATGCTCTGGGCTTCCAGGTGTTCGCCACAGTGTTGGATGTGTCGGGGGAGGGGGCGCGTGAGCTGCAGAGGACATGCTCGTCACAACTCACCCTCCTGCAGGTGGACATCACGCAGCCACAGCAGCTCCAACAGGCGCTGATGGACGTCCGGGCCCGCCTCGGCCTCAGAG gtctgTGGGGTCTGGTCAACAATGCCGGAGTGTGCGTCAACTTTGGCGACATCGAGTTGTCCCAGATGTCAAACTTCCGCGGCTGCATGGAGGTCAACTTCTTTGGAACGCTCAACGTCACTAAGTGTTTCCTGTCGCTGCTGCGACAGGCCAAAGGTCGCCTTGTCACCATCTCAAGTCCTGCTg GTGACCAACCCTTTCCCTGCCTGGCGGCGTACGGAGCGTCCAAGGCGGCCCTCAACCTTCTCACCAACACGCTGAGACATGAGCTCGCACCTTGGGGCGTGCAAGTGTCCACCATCTTGCCCTCCTCCTACAAGACAG GTCACTGCAGTAACTACGCCTACTGggaggaccaacaccagcagctgctgCGGTCGTTGCCACAGGAGCTGCTGGAGGACTACGGCGAGGACTACGTGAGCGAGACCAAGGAACTGTTCCACAGCTACGCCCGGCAGGCCAACACCGACCTCAGCCCCGTGGTGGACGCCATCGTGCACGCGCTCCTCTCGCCGCGGCCAGAGGCGCGCTATTTGGCGGGGCCGGGCGTGGGCCTCATGTACTTCATCCACAGCTACTGTCCCTTCGGCATCAGCAACCGCTTCCTGCAGAGCCTCTTCGTCAAGAAGACGGTGGCGCCGCGGGCGCTCAGGAAGCGGGCGGCCTTTGACCTCGTCTCCcacgacgacaacaacaacaacaacaacaaagaggaGGAGATGGTCAAGTAG